A window of Hordeum vulgare subsp. vulgare chromosome 5H, MorexV3_pseudomolecules_assembly, whole genome shotgun sequence genomic DNA:
tgaagtaaaactagtaagcacatggcgttgcatctcatacaataaattaagacaactcctatggctcctgccggttgtcatactcatcgacatgcaagtcgtgaaacctattacaattacatgatcatctcatacatcatacatgcaacatcacaactttggccatatcacatcacatgtcaaaccctgcaaaaacaagttacacgtcctctaattgttgtagcaagttttacgtggctgatttgggtttctagcaagaacgctttcttacctacgtgacagccacaacgatgatatgccaaagctatttacccttcataaggacccttttcatcaaatccaatccgactagagtaggagagacaaacacccgctagccacctttatgcacggtgtgcatgtctatcggtggaaccagtctcacgtaagcgtatgtgtaatgtcggtctgggccacttcatcccacaataccgccggaaaagaataagactagtagcggcaagcaattgacatatcatcgcccacaaccttttgtgttctactcatgcatagaatctacgcatagaaaacctggctcggatgccactgttgggtaacgtagcataattcaaaaaatttcctacgcatattcagatcttcctatggagagaccagcaacgagagaggggtgagtgcatcttcatacctttgaagatcgctaagcggaagcgttgctagaacgtggttgatggagtcgtactcgtggcgattcagatcgcggtgtgattccgatctagtgtcgaaccacgtcacctccgcgttcaacacacgtgcagcccggtgacgtctcccacgccttgatccagcaaggaggaggaagaggttggggaagatctccggcagcacgacggcgtagtgtcgatggagagatgaagtctcccgggagggcttcgccaagcaccatgggagaggaggaagaaggggggcagggttgcgccgagggagagggaaaactgtgtctctaacagccccaaaacccccactatttataggaggaggggaggggggtgtgccacccctagggttcccaccctaggtggtgcagcaacccagatgggagaggggggcagcGGCCACGGCACGGAAGGGggggggcgccctaggtgggccttgggcctcccatgcgcctagggtttcccctccctctctggtgcgcatgggctgggtgtggggggcgcaccagcccacctaggagctggttccctcccgcacttggcccatgtagccctcaggcgcttgtggcccctcccggtgggcctccggaacccttccggtggtcccgacactttgccggtggtgcccgaaacatttccggcgtccaaacccatccatcctatatatcaatctttaccttcggaccattccggagctcctcgtgacgccagggatctcattcgggactccgaacatccttcggtaccctcgtataacaattccctgtaaccctaacgtcatcgaaccttaagtgtgtagaccctacgggttcgggagacaggcagacatgaccgagacacctctccggccaataaccatcagcgggatctggatacccatggtggctcccacttgctccacgatgatctcatcggatgaaccacgatgtcaaggattcaatgaatcccgtatacaattccctttgtctgtcggtatagaacttgcccgagattcgatcgtcggtatacctataccttgttcaatctcgttactggtaagtctctttactcgttctgtagcatgtcatcgtgtgactaactccttagtaacattgagctcatgatgatgttctaccgagtgggcccagagatacctctccgtcacacggagtgacaaatcccgatctcgattcgtaccaacccaacagacactttcagaggtacccgtagtgcacctttatagtcacccagttacgttgtgacgtttgatacatccaaagcgctcctacgatatccgggagttgcacaatctcacggtcgaaggaaaagacacttgacattagaaaagctttagcatacgaacaatacgatctagtgctatgcttaggattgggtcttgtccatcaaatcattctcccaatgatgtgatcccgttatcaatgacatctaatgcccatgatcaggaaaccatgatcatctattgaccaacgagctagccaactagaggcttgctagggacacatcgtgatctatttattcacacatgtattactgtttcctgttaatacaattatagcatgaacaatagacgattatcatgaacaaggaaatatgataataaccattttattattgcctctagggcatatttccaacatataattGCATAGGAAGTATCGAAAATTGGTAATATAATAGCatcgaacaataaaaaattatagatatattggagacgtatcaaacacaaCAGTGGTTATGTGAGGTAGTGGGTGGAGCCGGAGTGCGGGGCGTGCCTCGCATGGAGAGGGAGATAGAGAGAGCGCGCACGAGTGGGTGGGCGGCTGGCCTCACccattttttgtttttctattctGCTCTGTGTTTTGAATTTTGATTTTGAATTTTCTTCAAAGAGGAATCCGTCCCTAAAATCATTTGGGCATATTTCTAACTACGTGAACTTTTTCTCAATGTATCTTGACAAACTATTTTTGTCATGAACTAATGGGCCTATTTACAcggttatatattttattttctatttttttatttttagccAAGTTTTGTTCATACTTTAATTGCCCTAATTAAACTATTTTCAACCATGGTCCACAAAAACAAAACATGCAAATATTAATCTTAGGAAATTACTTTCCCGCCCTTATGCATTTTTagaaaaaaaacattttgggTTAAACTTTCATGGCCTTCAAATAAACGCAAAATTCAATTTGAATTCAAGTGTTGGTCATGTTAGTTTGAGAAACCAAATATGCAATGTAAATAATGAATTCATATGCCTCTAGGTTCTCATTTAAAAAAAATTTGGGTTGTGACACACTACCCCTTTAAGATGACTATTGTCCCCGAGATTCAGtgtggctagcaaataggtgcggATGGTTCTGCCAATGTCCAtcgtcgcgttcccacgtagcttcTTATTCCGTGGGGTGATCCCACAATACCTTGTAGAATTTAATGGTCTTGGTTGGGGTGTTTCTCTTGTCAGTTTCCAAGATCCCGACGGGTCTCTCCTCGTAGGTGAGGTCATCTCCTGGTTGAACTTCCGTCAAGGTTACATGTGTGCATCGTGGAAGGATGGCATTTATTGAGTTGGGAAACATGTAACATGTCATGTACTGCTGACAACTCTGTTGGAAATTCCAGTCGGTATGCTACCTCACCGCTTCGGGCGAGTATTTTGCAAGGCACAACAAATGTACCTCAACACTTTCTTCCTATTAGCATCGACGCTACTGTTATGTCTATACTATACAATCTTGAGGCGGTCTCTAATCCGCCTCACTTTTCCCTTAGTTTCTTGAATGGTAACAGGTCGAAACAAACCCCTCTCACCCACTCCATTCCAGATTAGTGGGGTTCTACATTTCCTCCCATGTAGTGTCTCGAAGGGTGCCATCTCTATGTTGCCTTGGTAGTTGTTGGTGTAAGAGAATTTCGTGTAGGGCAAGTTTTCATCCCAACTTGAGCCATAGTCTAGAGCACATGCTCCCAGTATGTCCTCAAGTACCTGGTTAACTCTATTAGTCTGACCATCAGTCTCAGGGTGGAAGGTTGTGCCGAATTCCAAATGGGTTCCTAGTGATTTGTGCAACTGTTCCCACAACCTCGAAGTGAACTAGGCTCCTCTGTTGGAGACAATCTCCCATGAAACTCCATGCTGGCTTATGATCTTCATGTATATCTTGGCCCATTTGGCACTAGTGTAGGTGGTCTTTacgggtataaagtgtgccacttTGGTGAGGTGGTCCACGAGTACCCATATCGAGTCGCAGCATGTCTGGGTCTTAGGCAGTCCGTAATAAAATCCATTCCAGTACGATCCCATTTCCATTATGCGAGTGGCAGGGGTTGCAAAAGTCCAATGATTTTCTGTAGCTCCGCCTTAAATCTACTACATACGCGCAAAGTGCCACGTGCTCAGCTATGTCCTCTTCATTCTGGCCCACAAAAACTTCCTTTTCAAATCCATGTACATTTTGATGTTTCCCGTGTGTATGGAATAGAGTGAGTCATGTGCTTCGTGCATGATCAACTTCCTTAACTTCGGATCATTGGGTACACACACTCAATCCTGCTACCACataactccttgatcatccttgcAGAACCCTTCCGCCGTCGCATTTAAGGTTGTCCTGGTTTACCTCTCGATTCTTTACCTTCCGATTCTCGGTATCCCGAGCACATGAAATCACCGATAATTGACAACCCTTGCTTCTTTACCTTCCGATTCTCAATGGCCCGAGCACGAGGCTCACTATCATACTCCGGAATTAAACCGTCATACCAAGGTCCATCATCACCCGCCATCctacaaaataaatataaaagaaTATCAACTAACTTGGCATAACAACATGATCTATAAAAACGCGAACAACTTCATCTAATCATATTAATTTGTTATCAACGTAATGCATTCTTTTTTTTCCATATCCACACATCATATATTTTCATAGGACATCCACACATCATCTCGACATAACGGACTTGCTTGCAACATAAATATTTGCTAGCACATACACACGTCATCTATAGATCAAACCAAATTCTCAAACAATATGTCATCATCTATAGATCAAACCAAATTCTCAAACAATATGTCATCATCTATAGATCAAACCAAATTCTCAAACAAAGAAAGGTCGAATTCAAAATTATTTAGCAAACGAGGTTAATTCGTGAATTACTTAGCCCAATAGTTGAGAACAGTAATTTTGTCCCAACCAAACACCATGCTTGCATTTCCGGCGAGAACCAAcacgatgcaaaaaaaaaaaaaaaaaacggcCAGTAGCAGCAGAAAAACAGGAAAGCTCGCCGCGTGTCCGGCGCGGCATTTTCACTGCCCCGCTGCCAAGCGACTACGGCGGGCCCTCCCTGTTTGTGTGAATAAAGCGGGGACTCGCGCGTGACACCCGGCAACGGCTGCCAGCCAGCCCCGCTTTACAGCTTTTCCTTCCAGCCGAAGCAAATCGCGTCCGTCCGTTCCGCGCCCCACCACTCCCATGTGATGTGCTGCCGCCGCTCTTTCCCTCgctttcccctcctcctcctgctccgctCCCACTCCCCCACCGCCGCCCATGACGCCGCCGccctcgcctccgcctccgcctccgccggcCGCCGCGGACGCGCTCGCCCAGATCCTGCACGCGCTGCTCCCGCCGCTCCTTCTGGCCGCGGCGTCTGCCAACGCGCTCCACTCCCGCTGGCGCGCGCTGCACGCCACGCTGCTCGCGCTCCAGTCCTCGCTCGCCTccgcgcccgccccggccgccggCCACCCGCTCTTCGCCGATCTGGTCGCCTCGCTGCTCCCCGCGCTCCGCTCCCTCCACGCATTGTCCGCGCGCTGCCAGGACCCGGCCCTCCCCGGCGGCCGCCTGCGCCTCCAGAGCGACCTCGACATCACCGCTTCCTCGCTCACGCTTCTCCTGCACGACCTCTCGCTGCTCCTCCGTTCGGGGCTCCTCTCCGTCGATTCGTCGGCGTCCTCGCCCAACGCCATTGTGCTGCAGGTGCCCGCAGCAGCTGCATCCCGCTCCGACAAATCGCTCTTCATCAGGGACGCCTTTGCGCGGCTCCAGATCGGGGGCCTCGACCTCAAGCTCAAGGCCCTCGCCTCCCTGCTGGAGTTGCTGGGCAATGACCCTGCTGCTGAGGCCGCAAACATCGTTGCCGCCGATGGCGATGTGGCTGCGCTGCTCCGCATGCTCGACGCGTCGGCCCACTCGGCGCTGAGGGACCGTGCAGCAGCGGTCGTGGCCCTCCTTGCCACTGCCTGCGGTGCATCCCGGAAAGCGGTTTTCGACGAGGGCGGCCTTGGCCCGCTGTTGCGCGTGCTTGATTCCGCCTCGGCACCGGCCACGAGGGAGCGTGCCGTTGTGGCTATTGAGGCCATCACCGCCGATGCCGGCAGCGCATGGGCTGTATCAGCATATGGAGGAGTTTCCATCTTGATTAATGCGTGCCGTCCTGGCTCTGGTTCGTTGGCTGTGCAGGCGCTCGCTGTGGCAGCTATCAAGAATGTGGTTTCGATCGACGATGTGCGCTCAGCATTGGTTGAGGAGGGTGGGTTGCCAGTTCTGGTTGATTTACTTGCCAGTGGCACCACTGACACACAGAAGAATGCTGCTCTCTGCTTGTGGTCGATCGCGTCCATGGGCGACCTTGAGACACAGCAACAGATTGTACAAGATGGTGCATTACCGCCACTATTGCAGGCTCTGCACATCACCAACGATCTGGATCTTCAGAATTCTGTCCTACGCGCTATTCACACGCTTGCAGTAGTCCCTTCTGCCGCCAGGATCCTATGTTCATCCCCGCTGTTCTTTGCACAACTTACAGACCTTATGCGACGTGGTGGTAGCATCCTGTTGCAGCAGATGGCTGCCGATATGATTGCTGACCTTGCACCTGGCGTGAGTGATGACACCAAGCGGTGCATGGCACCATGTGTCGGCACGCTGGTTAAGATGATGGAGGTAGCTAAGCCTGCATCTGTACAGGAGTCAGCTGGCCGTGCACTACTTGCTTTGATGACCTTGAAATCAAATCGCAAGGAGTTGGTCAGGGATGAGAAGAATCTGACAAGGTTAGTGCAGATGCTTAACCCCCGGAATGAGGAGATTGACAAAAAGCACCCAGTCTCAATACTGCTAGCACTTGCTATGGGTGGTGGGAATGGAACGCGACGGCGTCTTGCAGATGCTGGTGCTTGTCAGCATCTACAGAAGCTGGCTGATGCTGAGGTGCCTTGTGCAAAGAAGGCTTTGCAAAGGATATCCAGCAGCCGATTCAAAAGCTTACTTTCCAGAGGGTGGAACAACTAGTCCATCTGCTGCATTGGGGTAAGGTTGATATTTACCTTCATCTCCCTTTTTTCGTGGCGCCTCtaatttgttttctttgtctATCACTGAGTAAATATCAGTTAAAATGAACACTAGATCAGTAATTTTAGCTAAGTTGTTCACTGACTACATGTTGCAAATGTGAGTCGAAGCTTAGGGAAAGTTCCCTGTTATAGTCTGGTACCTGGGGCCAATACCTGGGATTCTCAGAAGTTTGTGGGATGGTCTAGTCTATACAGGAGCATTAGGCTACAATGCTCATACTGTGTTGTTTGGCTAATAACTGTTTGGTAATATTATAATTGCTTAGATTTGGAAACTAAACGCTCACATGGTTTGTGTTGCCATTGCCTTGTCATTGCTAGATGTGGGCAGTGACATGGCCATTCCATGAGGAGTTTGGCCACAGTGCTCATATTCATTGTAGGACAGGGCACATTCATTTATTCACCGTAGCTGATAAGCAGCATCGCAGGTTAGAGGTAATGGAAGTTAACGAGGATGAATATACTCTATGTGTCTTTGGACAGTGGAAAACATCAGGTAGGTAAAGAGAAGTGAattgaggaagggaaggagattAGTGAGACGGAAGAGGGAAGTAAAAAAAGAACGCAACATAGGTCAAAGTATAAAGCAGTCGTTTTAACTGAAATTTTAATATGTCAAGTTGTGCACCCATGACCCGCCTTAGTTATTGATGCGGAAAAGTTTTGTGTTGCAATGTCAACTTCTAGCTTAAGTGAAAATTGAACTAAAAGCATTTCGATTGTGGAGCCTCAGAAGTTGCAGTCAGACATCTAGGTGGGCCTTTCACAGCCTTCACAAATTAACATCTTGATTACTCTAGTCTAACGTATTGTGAATTGTAGTTTTTTCTTGAAATAATTGTCGAAGATTATTTTTTTACTGATGATTAGATGTTCTGAAGCATGGAAAGTTAAGGCATGCTCTTCATTGGAGAATAAAGTCAATATCATGAAAAAAACTGCTTTTCCCCTTGTATCTCGCTCTTTCCCGGTCCATCAACTGAAAGCATGATGAACTGAATGTTTGTTATGCTTACATGTTCTCTCTTGGGGTTTTCTTGACCACCACCCAATAGTTCATAACTTATGAACTTACCCACTGAGACCTTTTCCCATACAGTATGCAACTTAATACACGGTGGTGTGCATATTTTTGTTGCCGACAATTTTCAGGTTGTTTTGACTGCTAGTGTCTTATTCCATTTGAttctcatatactccctccgcccaaaataagtgactcgagTTTGTACTAACTTTGCTAAAGTTAGTACAAActcgagtcacttattttgggacggagggagtacatgttatGTAAGTTGAAACATGCAATTTAGCATGTGCACCCATGGCTCATCAATAGTGTAGTCATCTGGATGTTATGTAAGGTGAAACATGCATTTGAGCATGCAAAACATTGGCTTAAATATAAGGGCCCATAAGGCACATAAAACCTCAACAGAAACAGTTTGTTAAATGTTAATGCACACCGTAACTTGGAATTCCGTTGGCAAATCACAAAGTTGTGTAGTATGACTGTTCTGTTAATCTGTTTCCAGTTGGATGCATCTGTTCAGTTACTCCTCTACTGAATTTAGAGTTCGCGTCTTTGTTAGTAACTTTACAGCCTATAATTTTGTTAGAAATAATTGCAGTATTAGCTCATTTCATCCAGGCAATTATTATATTCCTTCATTTTATATGCTGTTACAATTTGTTATATCACGTTTGAGCTTGAATGTTGTGGCTAACATACAATGAAAATCCCTTCGTTTTatatctcatgcttccctttaatTTAGTTCTGCGAACCAGTACTTATGACTCGTTTTTATGTTTCTGAACGTGTAGTTGAAGAGAACCCAAATGTGGAGAGCTTCGAATTATAGAAGAAAGCTTAAGTATTTAATTAGGAGGCATCATACAAGAACGCCGAGCAAGAGACCAGAGGAGTTCTCAGTTTCTTTGAAGCCAAAAGGTGCACGGTAGCTGCTATTTATTTACTAGTATATTGACAAGATAGAAGCATGGATGCGGCATTTTAGGATGTATCCTTCAGCTTTTATGTTTGCCCTTTTTTTGTCTGTTCCTATTTtaacctttttttcttcttctctctctctttatccctCGCCTGATTTGTGAAGTAATTGTATGTGTGTTGATTTGGAATGAAGCAAGTGTTTTTATCTGCCAAAGATTACCTTACTCAGCGCCTCACCGAATAACTAAGCTGTTGTTCCTGCTGAGTTTTGGTGCTGTTGGGGAGTATATTCTTGGTGCTGATtttgatttttgtttttgtttttgttttgatcGCCTGATgttgcttgtgatgttgtataGTGTTATTTGGTGTCTGTTATTTGCCTGATTCCTGTGAGTGTCTCGTGATTAATCACCAGCCTTTCTCGTGACTCTGCATCTTTGCTCTCAAATCTCGATGCCCTCTCCATTGAATGGGCTTATCTCACTTGCCACCTTTTGGATGTGTTAATTAAAGAAATTTGCTTGGATGCTTCACATCATCACATGGATCTACACTCTCAAGAGAGGGTAATGCAATACTTTTAGGAAACTTTGCATGATGTTTTCACAGGAATCATATGAGCTCGTCCCTCTTTATTTCTATGTAAGATCTTTATTTTAAAACAAGGATTGGATTGATTGCTAGGAACTGGATTCATCAAAAGCTTTTCATTCTAAAAAAAGGAGCATACCCTCTAGTCTCGCGTTGCTTTTATCTCTATGTAAACAGGAGCTATCCCAGCCTACATGAAGTAGACATGCATTTTCGCAGAAGTTGCTGGCATCAGTGGCATTTTTCAATTTTGAACTAAAACCGCGACActttggaatggagggagtaatatCTACGAAAACTTTGCTAAGTACCGAGAACTGTACATATCAAATTGACAAACCAAATAGTGCACAAGAGTTTGCTTGCCGCACCGAGTTTTATTTAGTATACAACAT
This region includes:
- the LOC123396083 gene encoding uncharacterized protein LOC123396083; the protein is MTPPPSPPPPPPPAAADALAQILHALLPPLLLAAASANALHSRWRALHATLLALQSSLASAPAPAAGHPLFADLVASLLPALRSLHALSARCQDPALPGGRLRLQSDLDITASSLTLLLHDLSLLLRSGLLSVDSSASSPNAIVLQVPAAAASRSDKSLFIRDAFARLQIGGLDLKLKALASLLELLGNDPAAEAANIVAADGDVAALLRMLDASAHSALRDRAAAVVALLATACGASRKAVFDEGGLGPLLRVLDSASAPATRERAVVAIEAITADAGSAWAVSAYGGVSILINACRPGSGSLAVQALAVAAIKNVVSIDDVRSALVEEGGLPVLVDLLASGTTDTQKNAALCLWSIASMGDLETQQQIVQDGALPPLLQALHITNDLDLQNSVLRAIHTLAVVPSAARILCSSPLFFAQLTDLMRRGGSILLQQMAADMIADLAPGVSDDTKRCMAPCVGTLVKMMEVAKPASVQESAGRALLALMTLKSNRKELVRDEKNLTRLVQMLNPRNEEIDKKHPVSILLALAMGGGNGTRRRLADAGACQHLQKLADAEVPCAKKALQRISSSRFKSLLSRGWNN